The Ptiloglossa arizonensis isolate GNS036 chromosome 9, iyPtiAriz1_principal, whole genome shotgun sequence nucleotide sequence cacaattatattttatattggtTAAATACGCATTGcttttgtcatttttttacTGTCCACTTACACTTGTATTATCTAATTATAATATAGTACAAAGTAGTGCATAAATTGTGTCACTTTTTCTTAGcaattttgttaataatactTTAGTGGTTTAAAATCTCGTTATGCAGTgctgttaattaaaatttatgcaTTTTTGCTCAGTCTATTTTAGTGAAGTGATTGAATGCTAATATTGTAATACTAATATTTATGATCAATAAAACTAATACAAAAGTGTATTATGAAAGAAAGAATATTCACTATTTCAATTATAGTATATTAATGAAACTTGGTAAACAtaaaactattaaaaaaaattacaaatgcaAGTGTATTTATTCAATTACAATACATTTTTAAGTCTTTAACAACACTGCTTTTGTGGCACAGGTACGTGTAActtaagaaaatacaaatacattatCACAAACTTATTGCAAATAAATTGTCGCTTTCGCCTATACATATTCtttgttatataaatatatacaatgaTTGGCTGGGTCTGATGTAACAATGTTCTGTAAATGTAAAATCTCAAATTAATATAAACTAGATTAAATTATACTAAAATAAGATGACATAATATTGTATGATAAATTTCTATGTATTATAAACATAAGAAACAGATcttcaaatatttgtttttaaattacattccaTACAAAATCTTGCCATGAATTAAGATACCATTTTCTTAGTTATACTACACACTCATTCTTATTgatatattgtaaatataataacAGACATAAGCCATTgcattttaattatatatacatatacatgtatatgtatatttatattagcAATTAATAGTTCAATACTGATCTGTTAAGAGTAAAACAACAGCTTATGAttgcaaattatttttacacataTTTCACTATTTTTAATCATATTATATTGAAGTATACTACAAGATTATTCCTATTACCGACAATATTTATATGTCCGAAAGTGGAATATATATTTTGATACAAAAAAATCATTTAcagaatttatattaaaatattaaatttcatattcTCTATGACAAAACAAGTTTTCACTTGTATTAAATCAAATTATTGGGTTATTAACATACAAGTataacaaaatatttgattcatAATTACAAGGATAGCAaaacaattgtaataataaaacgAGTTGAATATGTTTTGGACATTTTCAGAACATTATGTACATTACTTTAATGTAGTAATGAAATACTAATGTAATTTCTTTAAGCAACAAAAAGTTTGCAAAATTAactaaaacttaaaattttaacaaatctTTAATTTAATAGTCAGATCCTATGTttactaaaataattaattaagagATACTTACATATTTTGTGTATGTGGAAGTAGTGATCATTCATTACTGTGTTTATGAACAAGTCTTAATCCATTTATACTGAAATTATATTTCTAAGAGGAAGCAGTGTAATTTCTATAACTAATACTTTAactatttgtagttattttttcattatacaactatttaaaaaaatcttatgctaattatataaattgttcaataacAAATCATGATGATAAAGCAGTCTTACAAAAAGTGGTACACTAAGCACTCGAGGCATTGCTAATGAATGAAATTTTGTCCTTTTAACAGGAACATCAAGAGTATATCCTTATAAAATCTAAATCAACTAATTGGGAATAATACTTAATTACACATCCATTATTTAGATAACTTGCTCATGATTCCATTATCCAAGGAATGAAAACTGGAACAATAGTCAGGAAAGTCAATTTTGTTTATGATGATGGACCTTTCCTTCCTTTGTTACTATGTATTTTTTTGTAGGATTTCTTATTTCCGAGTCCTAATatgaatatattattttgtaaatattatattattatttattcgtcatATAAATATAACGTGACTTGGTAGGTATATCAAATTTAACTTACGTTTTAATTGGGCAACTCGTGAACGAGTCAAACGCGGTGAAGCTTTAGATAAAGGAAGAGGTGATGTTAAAGTCTTCTTTCTCAATTGAACTATTTGTTCCATGGCTGGTGTCATCCATTTCGCTTTAAGATCACTATACGCAAAAAATATAGtgttcgttttatattttttattatatttaatatattaaaatattataattttaaaaattgaattagaATATTTACTCTGCTGACCTTGATAATTGTCTATGCCGAAATGCGCCAGACTgtctttctttcatcctttgaaTTACGCTTAACATAGCATATGTAGGTAAAGATGGAGGTGGTGGAGACGGTGGAGGAGTAAGTGGTGAAGGTGGAGCGAGTGATGAAGGTAGAGTCTGTACagtaatttttgcaagtttatCAGGATGTAGCGCTAATACTGCCTCCCAACAAAACTCTTTTCTTTCAACTGGACATTTGGGTTGCGTATTTCGAGTTATGCGTATCTGGAAACAATAATGCTTGTTATTATTTCTCTATAATAgaacgaaatttaataataataattgatatAAAGAAAAcctaaaataataattcacaaTATATACCTCGCCATTAACAGGCTTACAGGGTTTCCTTTCTCTCAAATATGGTCGTTTGAAAGAAATGggacaagaaatattttcattagaTTGTTTTACACGATATAAACATGTAGGAACGTCACTTTTTTGGCTAGAACCAGATTGAAATAGCCTACGTAGATAGGAATAGTTAGGTTTAGTTTCAAACCCCAATTCAGTAATATAGGTCATATATTCCACAATGGCAGCTAACAATAAGACAATATCATTAATTCCTAAATTTAAAACATATACTACTTAACTAGTAAAGGTAACATTAAGGTGTCAATTTGTATTATAACAATTTACACATTtctgtaaattattaattaatgctTATGAACAACAGTAAAAGTACAGTAGAATTTCCTTTCTAAAGAAAGCATGTTACATTATCATATTTAGGTAGGCACTTTTTATACTCAACTGAGTACACCAGAAATGAAATTCTGCTGTACAATAAATAAAGAAAGCATGTTACATTATCATATTTAGGTAGATACTTTTTATACTCAAATGAAATTAGTTTCAAAAATAGTTGAGTAAAATCAAACTTACCAGGTGGTTTTTTCTTATAAGGAAAACATTTATGCATAAACAATGGTATATTTGagagtaaaatttctttttgtgcATGGACTTCTTCTGGATCCATTGTTGATGGCACactatcgttttctttttcccaGGGTAATTTACCACATAACCATTGCAATACATTATATCCTAGAGTTTCTAAATCTCCTCTTCTTGAATGTGCtacaataatataatacaataaaacaaaatataagACAATGTTACAAGCCATTTGGACCAAATTTATAAAACTTACTTCCATGATGTGCATCTCTTGATGTAAATTCCAATGTTCCTTCATGTGCTCTTCTTTCATCATGAACAAATGACTTATGAATACCTAATCCCGTACGAAAGCGATAGGCCAACCCAT carries:
- the LOC143150957 gene encoding serine/threonine-protein kinase VRK1; translated protein: MAPRRAEEIHVKRVAALGCKLPDQLPAGEILTDITQNKWKLGHTIGYGGFGDIYLASKDIHAPVREDAKYVIKIEPHNNGPLFVEMNFYIRAARKDMIENWCKSQGKRRIGVPTYEGSGSYIYQGQKYRFLVIPRFGIDIGKLFISNGRKLPIKLVNRLTIQMLDALEYIHSRGYAHSDIKGSNILLSLSKEDINAKKSQAYLVDYGLAYRFRTGLGIHKSFVHDERRAHEGTLEFTSRDAHHGTHSRRGDLETLGYNVLQWLCGKLPWEKENDSVPSTMDPEEVHAQKEILLSNIPLFMHKCFPYKKKPPAAIVEYMTYITELGFETKPNYSYLRRLFQSGSSQKSDVPTCLYRVKQSNENISCPISFKRPYLRERKPCKPVNGEIRITRNTQPKCPVERKEFCWEAVLALHPDKLAKITVQTLPSSLAPPSPLTPPPSPPPPSLPTYAMLSVIQRMKERQSGAFRHRQLSSDLKAKWMTPAMEQIVQLRKKTLTSPLPLSKASPRLTRSRVAQLKRLGNKKSYKKIHSNKGRKGPSS